The sequence below is a genomic window from Denitratisoma sp. DHT3.
GGCTTCGGCCAGGGCGGAACCGCAATCCAGGCACCAGTTCACGGGCTTCAGGCCCTGGTAGAGATAGCCCTGCTCCAGAACCTTGCCCAGGGCGCGAATCTCGTCGGCCTCGGCCTTGAAGTTCATGGTCAGGTAGGGGTTGTCCCACTCGCCCAGCACGCCCAGACGGATGAAGTCCTTCTTCTGCCGCGCCACCTGCTCCTGGGCGTAGTCCCGGCACAGGCTGCGCACCTTGTCGCCCGGCAGGTTGCGGCCGTGCTGCTTTTCGATCTGGTGCTCGATCGGCAGGCCGTGGCAATCCCAGCCCGGCACGTAGGGCGCGTCGAAGCCGGCCAGGGTCTTCGAGCGGATGATGATGTCCTTGAGGATCTTGTTCACCGCATGGCCGATGTGGATGTCGCCGTTGGCGTAGGGCGGGCCGTCGTGGAGCAGGAAGCGGGGCCGCCCCCGGCTCGCCTCGCGGATCCGCCGGTAGAGCTGCTTTTCCTGCCATTGCTGCACCCAGGCCGGTTCGCGCTTGGCGAGGTCGCCCCGCATCGGAAAGGGCGTGTCGGGCATGTTGAGGGTCTTGCGGTAATCAGCCATTTGAGTTGCCTGCGAAATATTGCTTGGTTGCTTCCACGTCGAGCGCGATCTGGGCCTGCAGGGCGTCCAGCGACTCGAACTTCGCCTCTTCCCGCAGCTTGTGCATGAAATACACGGTCACATGGGCGCCGTAGATGTCCTGGTCGAAATCCAGCAGATACACCTCCAGGGTCGGCCGCAGACCGTCGCGCAGCGTCGGGCGCACGCCGATGCTGGCCGCGCCGGGCAGATGGCGCTTGTCCAGCCCGGCGACCATGGCGGCATAGACGCCGGTGAGCGGCACGCGCTTGCGCTTCAACTGCACGTTGGCGGTGGGAAAACCCAGGGTGCGGCCGATCTTGTCGCCGTGGCAGACCCGCCCGGCGATGCCGTAGGGCCGCCCCAGCAAGTGGGCCGCCAGTTCCAGTTGCCCGGCCGCCAGGGCGTCGCGCACCGCGGAACTGGACACGCGCAGCCCGTCGTGAT
It includes:
- a CDS encoding bifunctional riboflavin kinase/FAD synthetase; this translates as MRVFLGLSGQQLPPTVLTIGNFDGIHRGHVAMLERLTAKARELGLPSTVMTFEPHPREVFTPDQAPARLTSLREKLVLLEGFGVDHVYLCHFDRQLAALTAEDFIRRIVVEGLQARHVIIGDDFRFGRGRAGNFEMLRAAGRDAGFGVEAMNTVDHDGLRVSSSAVRDALAAGQLELAAHLLGRPYGIAGRVCHGDKIGRTLGFPTANVQLKRKRVPLTGVYAAMVAGLDKRHLPGAASIGVRPTLRDGLRPTLEVYLLDFDQDIYGAHVTVYFMHKLREEAKFESLDALQAQIALDVEATKQYFAGNSNG